The following are encoded in a window of Ferribacterium limneticum genomic DNA:
- a CDS encoding nuclear transport factor 2 family protein, which yields MARRLEQLHAALGEPEAAPAKTAGIQNHPAAIDSGKLFGTGSLIITAMISALFGAGLMWLSTPHGPTAATRAPALLSMPSPPAATPALREAALLAPAMPEISDKTRVGELLEAWRNAWAQRDIAGYLATYSQQFTPADGNSRDAWVAARSKKLSAGAPIDIQIRELGIERINADQFKATFLQDYAAGSYREMARTKTLLIARENDGWKITKEWVAENKLAAK from the coding sequence ATGGCACGCCGTCTTGAGCAATTGCACGCCGCTCTGGGCGAACCGGAAGCCGCCCCCGCCAAAACAGCTGGCATCCAAAACCACCCGGCGGCGATCGATTCCGGGAAATTATTCGGAACAGGCTCACTCATCATCACTGCCATGATTTCTGCCTTGTTTGGAGCGGGGCTGATGTGGCTGAGCACACCTCACGGGCCTACTGCAGCCACCCGAGCCCCCGCCCTCCTGAGCATGCCAAGCCCTCCAGCGGCGACCCCGGCGCTTCGCGAGGCCGCCTTGCTGGCGCCTGCGATGCCGGAAATCAGCGACAAAACACGGGTTGGCGAGTTGCTGGAGGCTTGGCGCAACGCCTGGGCACAACGCGATATCGCCGGCTATCTGGCCACCTACAGCCAGCAATTTACGCCGGCCGATGGCAACTCGCGCGATGCCTGGGTTGCCGCAAGAAGCAAAAAACTCTCAGCCGGCGCCCCAATCGACATCCAGATCCGCGAACTCGGCATCGAGCGCATCAATGCCGACCAGTTCAAGGCAACCTTCCTGCAGGACTATGCCGCGGGCAGCTATCGGGAAATGGCGCGCACAAAGACCCTGCTGATCGCCCGCGAAAATGACGGATGGAAAATAACCAAGGAATGGGTGGCCGAAAACAAGCTCGCAGCCAAGTGA
- a CDS encoding Lrp/AsnC family transcriptional regulator — MDIDRYDRQILAILQSDGRISNQDLADRIGLSPSPCLRRVRVLEESGLIIGYRAMLDAKKLGLSLMALIGISMDLHTPERFANLEAAIGDIPEVLECLLITGQQSDYQLKVVVRDMDAYQDLLLNKITRIQGVTGVHTSFVLRKVIDRTTLPA, encoded by the coding sequence ATGGATATTGATCGCTACGACCGGCAAATTCTTGCCATCCTGCAAAGCGATGGGCGTATCAGCAATCAGGATCTGGCCGACCGTATAGGCCTGTCTCCCTCGCCCTGCCTACGTCGCGTTCGCGTGCTGGAGGAATCAGGCCTGATCATCGGCTATCGCGCCATGCTCGACGCCAAGAAGCTGGGCCTGTCTCTGATGGCGCTGATCGGTATCTCGATGGACCTGCACACGCCGGAGCGCTTTGCCAACCTGGAGGCGGCCATTGGTGATATTCCGGAGGTGCTGGAGTGCCTGCTGATAACTGGCCAGCAGTCGGACTACCAGCTCAAGGTGGTGGTCCGGGACATGGATGCCTATCAGGACTTGCTGCTCAACAAGATCACGCGTATCCAGGGCGTGACCGGTGTGCACACCAGTTTTGTGCTGCGCAAGGTGATCGACCGTACGACCTTGCCCGCTTAG
- a CDS encoding methyltransferase — MRAMTVTKFPVIAWLEGNQARSARWRSEAGLPAHDKVVLVDDRLSVDAAWKLASEGTAMLWRGDWQNARHLLQGLSRRADRQPRSGSQKKPATPAEAFEQHRRNQGRRAQVLGLLLVPLGADYSIPLRRAQDVRQACVEAYGPPTGEDSVLSLRELLAVVSAHEWRKKGVPVPAVEGRIYPHYGVFSPVRGEYVDLVAKAPLPANCDLAFDIGTGSGIIAAILARRGVRQVVATDLDERALACASENVEKLGLTAAVRLVKTDLFPEGRAGLVVCNPPWLPAQPTSPVEYAIYDPDSRMLRGFLGRLASHLEVDGEGWLIISDIAEHLGLRSRQKLLGWIEMAGLKVIERLDTRPQHPKAQDASDPLHAARAAEVTSLWRLGRVDGIN, encoded by the coding sequence ATGCGTGCCATGACTGTCACTAAGTTTCCTGTTATCGCCTGGCTTGAAGGGAATCAGGCAAGGTCCGCCCGCTGGCGCTCCGAGGCTGGCTTGCCAGCGCATGACAAGGTCGTCTTGGTCGATGATCGCCTGAGTGTCGATGCTGCCTGGAAGTTGGCCAGCGAAGGAACGGCAATGCTGTGGCGGGGCGACTGGCAGAACGCCCGTCATCTGTTGCAGGGCTTGAGTCGCCGTGCCGACCGCCAGCCGCGGTCGGGTAGCCAGAAGAAGCCGGCTACGCCGGCCGAGGCGTTCGAGCAGCATCGCCGGAACCAGGGGCGACGGGCGCAGGTGCTCGGCCTGTTGCTGGTGCCGCTCGGGGCGGATTACAGCATCCCGCTGCGCCGGGCGCAGGATGTCCGACAGGCTTGCGTCGAGGCTTACGGGCCGCCGACTGGCGAGGATTCCGTGCTGTCGTTGCGCGAGTTGCTGGCTGTCGTCAGTGCCCATGAGTGGCGCAAGAAAGGTGTGCCGGTGCCGGCGGTTGAGGGGCGCATTTACCCGCATTACGGCGTGTTTTCGCCGGTTCGCGGGGAGTATGTCGATCTCGTCGCCAAGGCGCCGTTGCCGGCCAACTGTGATCTGGCATTCGACATCGGCACCGGCTCCGGGATCATCGCGGCGATTCTGGCTCGGCGTGGTGTCAGGCAGGTTGTGGCGACCGATCTGGACGAGCGGGCCTTGGCTTGCGCCTCCGAAAATGTCGAAAAATTGGGGTTGACCGCAGCAGTCCGCCTCGTCAAGACCGATTTGTTCCCGGAAGGACGAGCCGGGCTGGTTGTCTGCAATCCGCCGTGGTTGCCGGCCCAGCCGACCTCGCCGGTCGAGTACGCGATCTACGATCCGGATTCGCGCATGCTGCGCGGTTTTCTCGGTCGTCTGGCCTCGCATCTGGAGGTTGATGGCGAGGGCTGGTTGATCATTTCGGATATCGCCGAACATCTCGGCCTGCGCTCACGGCAAAAGCTGCTCGGCTGGATCGAGATGGCCGGGCTGAAAGTGATCGAGCGCCTCGATACCCGGCCGCAACATCCCAAGGCGCAGGATGCGAGCGACCCGCTGCATGCGGCGCGGGCGGCCGAGGTGACTTCCTTGTGGCGGCTCGGCCGGGTCGATGGAATAAACTGA
- a CDS encoding ankyrin repeat domain-containing protein, whose amino-acid sequence MSMHSALRRAIEKGNLQAVIAALDHGAAIEETDMHGDPGLPMRIACFKGHADIVRELIKRGADIHAPNAQGAGGPIRMASRGQHTHIVELLLAHGAEIPEDVQLPNANAGERRKRGERRRRDIGPPTNLRERRQSRERRVVSVREVELSDRQWERYFAQTQPTPQPTHIHDVADTVSMVFERVRD is encoded by the coding sequence ATGTCCATGCACAGCGCACTCAGGCGAGCCATCGAAAAGGGGAACCTGCAGGCCGTCATAGCAGCCCTTGATCACGGCGCCGCTATCGAGGAAACCGACATGCACGGCGACCCCGGCCTGCCGATGCGGATCGCCTGTTTCAAGGGCCATGCCGACATCGTGCGCGAACTGATCAAGCGCGGCGCCGATATCCATGCCCCAAACGCTCAGGGTGCCGGCGGCCCCATCCGCATGGCCAGCCGGGGCCAGCACACTCATATCGTCGAGCTACTTTTGGCCCATGGCGCCGAAATTCCTGAAGACGTCCAACTGCCGAATGCCAACGCCGGGGAACGCCGCAAGCGGGGCGAACGAAGAAGGCGAGATATAGGCCCGCCCACCAACCTTAGGGAAAGACGCCAATCGCGCGAACGCCGGGTCGTCTCCGTCCGCGAAGTCGAACTGTCTGACAGACAATGGGAACGTTATTTCGCCCAAACGCAACCGACTCCGCAACCCACTCATATTCACGACGTGGCCGATACCGTATCGATGGTTTTCGAGCGAGTCCGCGACTAA